A section of the Cololabis saira isolate AMF1-May2022 chromosome 16, fColSai1.1, whole genome shotgun sequence genome encodes:
- the brms1la gene encoding breast cancer metastasis-suppressor 1-like protein-A isoform X1 has translation MPVHRDREKKESTVEDMDVEEHDQEASTSDEEDSDTSSVSEDGDSSEMDEEDCERRRMECLDEMSTLEKQFTDLKDQLYRERLSQVNCKLSEVEVGRAAEYLEPLAVLLENMQVRTKVAGNVKKQMHTKFDTHTLVLIRLSFSGIYRELCLESVKNKYDCEIQAACQHWESEKLLLFDTVQSELEEKIRRLEEDRQSIDITSELWNDEVSGRKKRRDALSPDKKRRRPSVVSGPYIVYMLPDLDVLEDWTAIRKAVATLGPHRVKPDTESSMFSFRPDRNRPILNC, from the exons ATGCCGGTGCACCGAGACCGGGAGAAGAAGGAGAGCACAGTCGAAGATATGGACGTGGAGGAGCATGATCAAGAAGCATCCACCTCAGATGAGGAGGATTCTGATACTTCCTCTGTTTCTGAGGATGGAGACAGCTCTG AAATGGATGAGGAAGACTGTGAGCGGAGAAGAATGGAATGTCTGGATGAAATGTCCACTCTGGAGAAACAGTTCACCGATCTCAAGGACCA GTTGTACCGAGAGCGACTCAGTCAGGTAAACTGCAAGCTGTCAGAGGTGGAGGTAGGTCGTGCAGCAGAATACCTTGAGCCCTTAGCAGTCCTGCTGGAGAACATGCAAGTCCGCACCAAGGTGGCAGGTAACGTCAAAAAACAGATGCACACAAAGTTTGACACACATACTCTGGTTCTTATCCGACTGTCTTTTTCAGGAATCTACAGAGAGTTGTGTCTTGAATCTGTGAAGAACAAGTATGACTGTGAGATCCAGGCAGCTTGCCAACACTGGGAG agcGAGAAACTGCTGCTGTTTGATACGGTGCAGAGTGAACTGGAGGAGAAAATCAGAAGACTGGAAGAGGACAGACAAAGCATAGATATCACATCAG AGCTGTGGAACGATGAGGTATCAGGGAGGAAGAAGAGGCGAGACGCTTTAAGTCCAGATAAGAAGAGGAGACGGCCTTCTGTGGTGTCTG GTCCATATATCGTCTATATGCTACCTGATCTGGACGTCCTGGAGGACTGGACCGCTATCCGAAAG GCTGTGGCCACACTGGGTCCCCACAGAGTAAAGCCCGACACTGAAAGCTCCATGTTCTCATTCAGACCTGACAGAAACCGGCCAATTCTCAACTGCTGA
- the brms1la gene encoding breast cancer metastasis-suppressor 1-like protein-A isoform X2: MPVHRDREKKESTVEDMDVEEHDQEASTSDEEDSDTSSVSEDGDSSEMDEEDCERRRMECLDEMSTLEKQFTDLKDQLYRERLSQVNCKLSEVEVGRAAEYLEPLAVLLENMQVRTKVAGIYRELCLESVKNKYDCEIQAACQHWESEKLLLFDTVQSELEEKIRRLEEDRQSIDITSELWNDEVSGRKKRRDALSPDKKRRRPSVVSGPYIVYMLPDLDVLEDWTAIRKAVATLGPHRVKPDTESSMFSFRPDRNRPILNC, encoded by the exons ATGCCGGTGCACCGAGACCGGGAGAAGAAGGAGAGCACAGTCGAAGATATGGACGTGGAGGAGCATGATCAAGAAGCATCCACCTCAGATGAGGAGGATTCTGATACTTCCTCTGTTTCTGAGGATGGAGACAGCTCTG AAATGGATGAGGAAGACTGTGAGCGGAGAAGAATGGAATGTCTGGATGAAATGTCCACTCTGGAGAAACAGTTCACCGATCTCAAGGACCA GTTGTACCGAGAGCGACTCAGTCAGGTAAACTGCAAGCTGTCAGAGGTGGAGGTAGGTCGTGCAGCAGAATACCTTGAGCCCTTAGCAGTCCTGCTGGAGAACATGCAAGTCCGCACCAAGGTGGCAG GAATCTACAGAGAGTTGTGTCTTGAATCTGTGAAGAACAAGTATGACTGTGAGATCCAGGCAGCTTGCCAACACTGGGAG agcGAGAAACTGCTGCTGTTTGATACGGTGCAGAGTGAACTGGAGGAGAAAATCAGAAGACTGGAAGAGGACAGACAAAGCATAGATATCACATCAG AGCTGTGGAACGATGAGGTATCAGGGAGGAAGAAGAGGCGAGACGCTTTAAGTCCAGATAAGAAGAGGAGACGGCCTTCTGTGGTGTCTG GTCCATATATCGTCTATATGCTACCTGATCTGGACGTCCTGGAGGACTGGACCGCTATCCGAAAG GCTGTGGCCACACTGGGTCCCCACAGAGTAAAGCCCGACACTGAAAGCTCCATGTTCTCATTCAGACCTGACAGAAACCGGCCAATTCTCAACTGCTGA